In a single window of the Pseudomonas entomophila genome:
- the rpsL gene encoding 30S ribosomal protein S12: MATINQLVRQPRKRSVEKSDVPALQNCPQRRGVCTRVYTTTPKKPNSALRKVCRVRLTNGFEVSSYIGGEGHNLQEHSVVLIRGGRVKDLPGVRYHTVRGSLDTSGVKGRNQGRSKYGTKRPK; this comes from the coding sequence ATGGCAACTATCAACCAGCTGGTACGTCAGCCGCGTAAGCGTTCGGTCGAGAAGTCCGACGTTCCTGCGCTGCAGAACTGCCCGCAGCGTCGTGGCGTGTGCACCCGCGTGTACACCACCACGCCGAAAAAACCTAACTCGGCACTGCGTAAAGTATGCCGTGTGCGTCTGACCAACGGTTTCGAGGTTTCCTCGTACATCGGTGGTGAAGGCCACAACCTGCAAGAGCACAGCGTCGTCCTGATCCGTGGCGGCCGTGTAAAAGACTTGCCAGGTGTTCGTTACCACACCGTTCGCGGCTCTCTGGATACTTCGGGCGTCAAAGGCCGTAACCAGGGTCGTTCGAAGTACGGTACCAAGCGTCCGAAGTAA
- the rpsG gene encoding 30S ribosomal protein S7, with product MPRRRVAAKREILDDPKYGSQILAKFMNHVMESGKKAVAERIVYGALDTVKARKNSDPLEIFEKALDAIAPLVEVKSRRVGGATYQVPVEVRPSRRNALAMRWLVDYARKRGEKSMALRLAGELLDAAEGKGAAVKKREDVHRMAEANKAFSHYRF from the coding sequence ATGCCAAGACGTCGTGTAGCAGCAAAACGTGAGATCCTTGACGATCCGAAGTACGGATCCCAGATCCTCGCCAAGTTCATGAACCACGTGATGGAAAGCGGCAAGAAGGCCGTAGCCGAGCGCATCGTTTACGGTGCCCTGGATACCGTCAAAGCACGCAAGAACAGCGACCCCCTGGAAATCTTCGAGAAAGCTCTCGACGCCATCGCTCCGCTGGTCGAAGTAAAGTCCCGCCGTGTCGGCGGTGCCACTTACCAGGTCCCGGTTGAAGTTCGTCCGTCCCGTCGTAACGCTCTGGCAATGCGCTGGCTCGTAGACTACGCCCGCAAGCGCGGCGAGAAGTCGATGGCTCTGCGCCTGGCTGGCGAGCTGCTGGATGCTGCTGAAGGCAAGGGTGCTGCAGTCAAGAAGCGTGAAGACGTTCACCGTATGGCTGAAGCCAACAAAGCGTTCTCGCACTACCGCTTCTAA
- the fusA gene encoding elongation factor G, which yields MARTTAINRYRNIGICAHVDAGKTTTTERILFYTGLSHKMGEVHDGAATTDWMVQEQERGITITSAAVTTFWKGSRGQYDNYRVNVIDTPGHVDFTIEVERSLRVLDGAVVVFCGTSGVEPQSETVWRQANKYGVPRVVYVNKMDRAGANFLRVVGQIKNRLGHTPVPVQLAIGAEDDFQGQVDLIKMKAIYWNDDDKGTTYREEEIPAELVDLANEWRSNMVEAAAEANEELMNKYLEEGDLSVEDIKAGLRARTLASEIVPAVCGSSFKNKGVPLVLDAVIDFLPAPTEIPAIKGIHPDLIDVPKDEVTPEQYDERPADDNEPFSALAFKIATDPFVGTLTFVRVYSGFLTSGDSVINSVKGKKERVGRMVQMHANQREEIKEVRAGDIAALIGMKDVTTGDTLCNADKPIILERMDFPEPVISLSVEPKTKADQEKMGIALGKLAQEDPSFRVKTDEETGQTIISGMGELHLDILVDRMKREFNVECNVGKPQVSYREKITKSNVEIEGKFVRQSGGRGQFGHCWIRFSEPDVDDKGNITEGLVFTNEVVGGVIPKEFIAPIQKGIEEQMKNGVVAGYPLLGLKATVFDGSYHDVDSNEMAFKIAASMATKQLAQKGGGVVLEPIMKVEVVTPEDYLGDVMGDLSRRRGMIQGNEDSVSGKVITAEVPLGEMFGYATDVRSMSQGRASYSMEFSKYAEAPSNIVEALVKKQG from the coding sequence ATGGCTCGTACTACAGCAATTAACCGCTACCGTAACATTGGTATCTGCGCGCACGTTGACGCGGGCAAGACTACCACTACCGAGCGGATCCTGTTCTACACAGGTCTGAGCCACAAGATGGGCGAGGTGCACGACGGCGCCGCGACCACCGACTGGATGGTGCAGGAGCAGGAGCGCGGTATCACCATTACCTCCGCTGCCGTTACCACCTTCTGGAAAGGTTCCCGTGGTCAGTACGACAACTACCGCGTAAACGTCATCGATACCCCCGGCCACGTTGACTTCACCATTGAAGTAGAGCGTTCGCTGCGTGTACTCGACGGCGCGGTCGTTGTGTTCTGCGGTACCTCCGGCGTTGAGCCGCAGTCCGAAACCGTATGGCGTCAGGCCAACAAGTACGGCGTTCCACGTGTTGTCTACGTGAACAAGATGGACCGTGCCGGTGCAAACTTCCTGCGCGTTGTCGGCCAGATCAAGAACCGTCTGGGGCACACCCCGGTTCCGGTCCAGCTGGCTATCGGTGCTGAAGATGACTTCCAGGGTCAGGTTGACCTGATCAAGATGAAAGCCATCTACTGGAACGATGACGACAAAGGTACTACCTACCGCGAGGAAGAAATTCCTGCCGAGCTGGTGGACCTGGCCAACGAATGGCGCAGCAACATGGTTGAGGCTGCTGCCGAGGCCAACGAAGAGCTGATGAACAAGTACCTTGAAGAAGGTGACCTGTCCGTCGAAGACATCAAGGCTGGTCTGCGCGCCCGTACCCTCGCGAGCGAGATCGTTCCTGCTGTCTGCGGTTCCTCGTTCAAGAACAAGGGCGTTCCCCTGGTTCTCGACGCCGTTATCGACTTCCTGCCTGCTCCGACCGAAATCCCGGCGATCAAGGGTATCCACCCTGACCTGATCGACGTGCCGAAGGACGAAGTCACCCCAGAGCAGTACGACGAGCGTCCTGCTGACGACAACGAGCCGTTCTCGGCCCTGGCGTTCAAGATTGCCACCGACCCGTTCGTGGGCACTCTGACCTTCGTTCGCGTCTACTCGGGCTTCCTGACCTCCGGTGACTCCGTCATCAACTCGGTCAAGGGCAAGAAAGAGCGCGTTGGTCGTATGGTGCAGATGCACGCCAACCAGCGTGAAGAGATCAAAGAAGTACGCGCTGGCGACATCGCTGCTCTGATCGGCATGAAGGACGTCACCACCGGTGACACCTTGTGCAACGCCGACAAGCCGATCATCCTCGAGCGTATGGACTTCCCTGAGCCGGTGATTTCGCTCTCCGTAGAGCCGAAAACCAAGGCTGACCAGGAGAAGATGGGTATCGCTCTGGGCAAGCTGGCCCAGGAAGACCCGTCGTTCCGCGTCAAGACCGACGAAGAAACCGGCCAGACCATCATCTCCGGTATGGGTGAGCTGCACCTGGACATCCTCGTTGACCGCATGAAGCGCGAATTCAACGTCGAGTGCAACGTCGGCAAGCCGCAGGTTTCGTACCGCGAGAAGATCACCAAGTCCAACGTCGAGATCGAAGGCAAGTTCGTTCGTCAGTCGGGTGGTCGTGGTCAGTTCGGTCACTGCTGGATCCGTTTCTCGGAGCCGGACGTGGACGACAAGGGCAACATCACCGAAGGTCTGGTGTTCACCAACGAAGTCGTTGGTGGTGTGATTCCTAAGGAATTCATCGCCCCGATCCAGAAGGGTATCGAAGAGCAGATGAAAAACGGCGTTGTTGCCGGCTATCCGCTGCTCGGCCTGAAGGCTACGGTATTTGACGGTTCGTACCACGACGTCGACTCCAACGAAATGGCGTTCAAGATCGCCGCTTCGATGGCGACCAAGCAACTGGCCCAGAAGGGCGGTGGCGTGGTACTTGAGCCGATCATGAAGGTCGAAGTTGTAACCCCGGAAGACTACCTGGGTGACGTGATGGGTGACCTGAGCCGTCGTCGCGGGATGATCCAGGGTAATGAAGACTCGGTGTCCGGCAAGGTAATCACTGCTGAGGTACCGCTCGGAGAGATGTTCGGTTACGCGACCGACGTTCGTTCCATGTCTCAGGGTCGCGCAAGCTACTCCATGGAATTCTCCAAATACGCCGAAGCTCCGTCGAACATCGTCGAAGCACTCGTTAAAAAACAAGGCTAA
- the tuf gene encoding elongation factor Tu → MAKEKFDRSLPHVNVGTIGHVDHGKTTLTAALTRVCSEVFGSAVVEFDKIDSAPEEKARGITINTAHVEYNSNIRHYAHVDCPGHADYVKNMITGAAQMDGAILVCSAADGPMPQTREHILLSRQVGVPYIVVFLNKADLVDDAELLELVEMEVRDLLSTYDFPGDDTPIIIGSARMALEGKDDNEMGTTAVKKLVETLDAYIPEPVRAIDQPFLMPIEDVFSISGRGTVVTGRIERGIVRVQDPLEIVGLRDTTTTTCTGVEMFRKLLDEGRAGENCGVLLRGTKRDDVERGQVLVKPGSVKPHTKFTAEVYVLSKEEGGRHTPFFKGYRPQFYFRTTDVTGNCELPEGVEMVMPGDNIQMTVTLIKTIAMEDGLRFAIREGGRTVGAGVVAKIIE, encoded by the coding sequence GTGGCTAAAGAAAAATTTGATCGTTCCCTTCCCCACGTTAACGTCGGCACCATCGGCCACGTTGACCACGGTAAGACCACTCTGACCGCAGCTCTGACCCGCGTCTGCTCCGAAGTTTTCGGTTCGGCCGTCGTTGAGTTCGACAAGATCGACTCGGCTCCAGAAGAAAAAGCGCGCGGTATCACCATCAACACCGCTCACGTCGAGTACAACTCGAACATTCGTCACTACGCTCACGTTGACTGCCCAGGTCACGCTGACTACGTGAAGAACATGATCACCGGTGCTGCCCAGATGGACGGCGCGATCCTGGTTTGCTCGGCCGCCGATGGTCCGATGCCACAAACCCGTGAGCACATCCTGCTGTCCCGTCAGGTTGGCGTTCCGTACATCGTGGTCTTCCTGAACAAGGCTGACCTGGTAGACGACGCTGAGCTGCTGGAGCTGGTCGAGATGGAAGTTCGCGACCTGCTGTCCACCTACGACTTCCCAGGCGACGACACTCCGATCATCATCGGTTCGGCTCGTATGGCCCTGGAAGGCAAAGACGACAACGAAATGGGCACTACCGCTGTCAAGAAGCTGGTAGAAACTCTGGATGCCTACATCCCTGAGCCAGTTCGTGCCATCGACCAGCCGTTCCTGATGCCGATCGAAGACGTATTCTCGATCTCGGGTCGTGGTACCGTTGTTACCGGTCGTATCGAGCGTGGTATCGTCCGCGTTCAAGACCCGCTGGAAATCGTTGGTCTGCGTGACACCACCACCACCACCTGCACCGGCGTTGAGATGTTCCGCAAGCTGCTGGACGAAGGTCGTGCTGGCGAGAACTGCGGCGTCCTGCTGCGTGGTACCAAGCGTGACGACGTTGAGCGTGGCCAGGTTCTGGTCAAGCCAGGTTCGGTCAAGCCGCACACCAAGTTCACCGCAGAAGTCTACGTCCTGTCGAAGGAAGAAGGCGGCCGTCACACTCCGTTCTTCAAAGGCTACCGTCCTCAGTTCTACTTCCGTACCACTGACGTGACCGGTAACTGCGAACTGCCGGAAGGCGTTGAGATGGTAATGCCAGGTGACAACATTCAGATGACTGTCACCCTGATCAAGACCATCGCAATGGAAGACGGTCTGCGCTTCGCCATCCGTGAAGGCGGTCGTACCGTCGGCGCCGGCGTCGTAGCCAAAATCATCGAGTAA
- the rpsJ gene encoding 30S ribosomal protein S10, protein MQNQQIRIRLKAFDHRLIDQSTQEIVETAKRTGAQVRGPIPLPTRKERFTVLISPHVNKDARDQYEIRTHKRVLDIVQPTDKTVDALMKLDLAAGVEVQISLG, encoded by the coding sequence ATGCAAAATCAGCAAATCCGTATCAGGTTGAAGGCTTTCGACCATCGCCTGATCGACCAATCCACCCAGGAAATCGTGGAAACCGCGAAACGTACTGGTGCACAAGTGCGTGGTCCAATTCCACTGCCAACCCGCAAAGAGCGTTTCACCGTTCTGATCTCCCCGCACGTCAACAAGGACGCGCGTGATCAGTACGAGATTCGCACTCATAAGCGTGTTCTGGACATCGTCCAGCCAACGGATAAAACCGTTGATGCGCTGATGAAGCTTGATCTCGCGGCAGGCGTGGAAGTGCAGATCAGCCTCGGCTAA
- the rplC gene encoding 50S ribosomal protein L3, with protein MTIGVVGRKAGMTRIFTEEGVSIPVTVIEIEPNRVTQFKTEETDGYRAVQVTVGERRASRVTAAQAGHFAKANVAAGRGVWEFRLEEGDFQAGDLIKAELFTAGQLVDVTGQSKGKGFAGTIKRWNFRGQDNTHGNSVSHRVPGSIGQCQTPGRVFKGKKMSGHMGAERVTVQSLEVVRVDAERNLLLIKGAVPGATGGDVVVRPAVKARG; from the coding sequence ATGACTATTGGTGTAGTCGGTCGAAAAGCGGGCATGACCCGTATTTTCACCGAAGAAGGTGTCTCCATTCCGGTCACGGTCATCGAGATCGAGCCGAATCGCGTCACCCAGTTCAAAACTGAAGAAACCGATGGCTACCGTGCAGTGCAAGTCACTGTCGGCGAGCGTCGTGCTTCGCGTGTGACTGCCGCTCAGGCAGGCCACTTCGCCAAGGCTAACGTTGCCGCTGGTCGCGGTGTCTGGGAGTTCCGTCTTGAAGAAGGCGATTTCCAGGCTGGCGATCTGATCAAAGCTGAACTCTTCACTGCAGGCCAGCTGGTAGACGTAACCGGTCAGTCCAAAGGTAAAGGCTTCGCCGGTACCATCAAGCGTTGGAACTTCCGTGGTCAGGACAATACCCACGGTAACTCCGTATCGCACCGTGTCCCTGGCTCCATCGGCCAGTGCCAGACTCCTGGTCGTGTATTCAAGGGCAAGAAAATGTCCGGTCACATGGGCGCCGAGCGCGTGACTGTTCAGTCCCTGGAAGTAGTACGCGTAGACGCTGAACGCAACCTGCTGCTGATCAAGGGTGCCGTCCCAGGCGCTACTGGCGGCGACGTGGTCGTGCGTCCGGCTGTCAAGGCTCGCGGTTAA
- the rplD gene encoding 50S ribosomal protein L4 has protein sequence MQLNVNDAQAIEVSELTFGGEFNETLVHQAVVAYMAGGRQGTKQQKTRSDVAGGGKRPWRQKGTGRARAGTTRGPIWRGGGVTFAARPQDHSQKLNKKMYRAALRSILAELVRSDRLVVVQDFAVEAPKTKDLLNKLNGMGLNDVLIVSDAVDQNLYLAARNLPHVDVRDVQGSDPVSLIAYEKVLITVSAVKKFEELLG, from the coding sequence ATGCAACTTAATGTAAATGACGCTCAGGCGATCGAAGTTTCCGAACTGACCTTCGGTGGCGAATTCAACGAGACGCTGGTACACCAAGCAGTCGTGGCCTATATGGCCGGCGGCCGTCAGGGCACCAAGCAGCAGAAGACCCGTTCTGACGTGGCCGGTGGCGGTAAGCGCCCATGGCGTCAGAAAGGTACTGGCCGCGCTCGTGCCGGTACTACCCGTGGTCCGATCTGGCGTGGCGGTGGTGTAACCTTCGCAGCTCGTCCTCAAGATCACTCGCAGAAGCTCAACAAGAAGATGTACCGCGCAGCCCTGCGCTCCATCCTCGCCGAGCTGGTGCGTAGCGACCGTCTGGTCGTGGTTCAGGACTTCGCTGTTGAAGCACCGAAAACCAAGGATCTGCTGAACAAGCTGAACGGCATGGGTCTGAACGACGTTCTGATCGTTTCCGACGCTGTTGATCAGAACCTGTACCTGGCTGCTCGCAACCTGCCGCACGTCGACGTACGTGACGTTCAAGGTTCCGACCCGGTCAGTCTGATCGCATACGAGAAAGTGTTGATCACTGTCTCGGCCGTGAAGAAATTCGAGGAGCTGCTGGGATGA
- the rplW gene encoding 50S ribosomal protein L23: MNQERVFKVLLGPHVSEKATVLAEKKGQFVFKVATDATKLEIKKAVEGLFNVKVENVSTVNVLGKTKRTARGLGKRNDWKKAIVSLQPGQDLDFSSSAE; this comes from the coding sequence ATGAACCAGGAACGCGTATTCAAAGTCCTCCTTGGCCCGCACGTTTCCGAGAAGGCTACCGTTCTGGCTGAGAAAAAAGGTCAGTTCGTATTCAAGGTTGCTACCGATGCAACCAAGCTGGAAATCAAGAAAGCTGTCGAAGGCCTGTTCAACGTAAAAGTTGAAAACGTGTCGACTGTTAACGTTCTGGGTAAAACCAAGCGTACCGCACGTGGTCTGGGCAAGCGTAATGACTGGAAGAAGGCGATCGTCTCCCTTCAGCCAGGCCAAGATCTCGATTTCAGCAGCAGTGCTGAGTAA
- the rplB gene encoding 50S ribosomal protein L2, which translates to MAIVKCKPTSPGRRFVVKVVNKELHKGAPHAPLIEKKSKSGGRNNNGRITTRHVGGGHKQHYRLVDFRRNDKDGIPATVERIEYDPNRTAHIALLCYADGERRYIIAPKGVSAGDQLIAGALAPIKAGNSLQLRNIPVGSTVHGIELKPGKGAQIARSAGASAQLIAREGVYVTLRLRSGEMRKVLAECRATLGEVSNSEHSLRSLGKAGAKRWRGVRPTVRGVAMNPVDHPHGGGEGRTSGGRHPVSPWGFPTKGAKTRGNKRTDNMIVRRRK; encoded by the coding sequence ATGGCAATCGTTAAATGCAAACCGACTTCCCCTGGCCGCCGTTTTGTGGTCAAGGTGGTCAACAAGGAGCTGCACAAAGGCGCTCCTCACGCACCGCTGATCGAGAAAAAATCGAAGTCTGGTGGTCGTAACAACAATGGCCGCATCACCACTCGTCACGTTGGTGGTGGTCATAAGCAGCATTACCGTCTGGTCGACTTCCGTCGCAACGACAAAGATGGCATTCCAGCCACTGTCGAGCGTATCGAATACGACCCGAACCGTACTGCTCACATCGCCCTGCTGTGCTACGCAGACGGTGAGCGTCGCTACATCATCGCCCCTAAAGGCGTGAGTGCTGGCGACCAGCTGATCGCAGGTGCACTGGCCCCAATCAAGGCCGGTAACTCCCTGCAGCTGCGCAACATCCCAGTAGGTAGCACCGTTCACGGCATCGAACTGAAGCCGGGTAAAGGTGCTCAGATCGCTCGTTCTGCTGGTGCTTCCGCTCAGCTGATCGCGCGTGAAGGCGTCTACGTGACTCTGCGTCTTCGCTCTGGCGAAATGCGTAAAGTACTGGCTGAGTGCCGTGCGACCCTGGGCGAAGTCTCGAACTCCGAGCACAGCCTGCGTTCGCTGGGTAAAGCGGGTGCCAAACGCTGGCGCGGCGTTCGCCCAACCGTTCGTGGTGTTGCCATGAACCCGGTTGACCACCCGCATGGTGGTGGTGAAGGTCGTACCTCCGGTGGTCGTCATCCGGTATCGCCATGGGGCTTCCCAACCAAGGGTGCTAAAACCCGCGGTAATAAGCGTACCGACAACATGATCGTCCGTCGTCGCAAGTAA
- the rpsS gene encoding 30S ribosomal protein S19, whose translation MPRSLKKGPFIDLHLLKKVEVAVEKNDRKPVKTWSRRSMILPQMVGLTIAVHNGRQHVPVLVNEDMVGHKLGEFAGTRTYRGHVADKKAKR comes from the coding sequence GTGCCACGTTCTCTGAAAAAAGGTCCTTTTATCGATCTTCACCTGCTGAAGAAGGTCGAAGTGGCGGTGGAGAAGAACGATCGCAAGCCAGTTAAAACCTGGTCGCGCCGTTCGATGATCCTGCCACAAATGGTCGGTCTGACCATCGCGGTACACAACGGTCGCCAACACGTCCCAGTTCTCGTGAACGAAGACATGGTCGGCCACAAACTGGGCGAGTTCGCCGGTACCCGCACCTACCGCGGGCACGTGGCTGACAAGAAAGCCAAGCGTTAA
- the rplV gene encoding 50S ribosomal protein L22 gives MEVAAKLSGARISAQKARLVADQIRGKKVGEALNLLAFSSKKAAEIMKKVLESAVANAEHNEGADVDDLKVSTVFVNEGRSLKRIMPRAKGRADRIVKRSCHITVKVADK, from the coding sequence ATGGAAGTAGCCGCTAAGTTGTCGGGCGCTCGCATCTCCGCCCAGAAAGCCCGCTTGGTCGCCGACCAGATCCGCGGGAAGAAGGTGGGCGAAGCGCTCAACCTGTTGGCCTTCAGCAGCAAAAAAGCCGCTGAAATCATGAAGAAAGTCCTCGAGTCGGCCGTTGCCAACGCCGAACACAACGAAGGCGCAGACGTTGATGACCTGAAGGTCTCCACCGTCTTCGTCAACGAAGGGCGTTCGCTGAAGCGCATCATGCCGCGTGCTAAAGGCCGCGCTGATCGCATCGTCAAGCGGTCTTGCCATATCACTGTCAAGGTTGCGGACAAGTAA
- the rpsC gene encoding 30S ribosomal protein S3, giving the protein MGQKVHPTGIRLGIVKEHTSVWYADGATYADYLLKDLQTREYLQDKLKSASVSRIDIHRPAQTARITIHTARPGIVIGKKGEDVEKLRQDLTKQMGVPVHINIEEIRKPELDAMLVAQSVAQQLERRVMFRRAMKRAVQNAMRIGAKGIKIQVSGRLGGAEIARTEWYREGRVPLHTLRADIDYNTYEAHTTYGVIGVKVWIFKGEVIGGRQEELKPQAPAPRKKAAK; this is encoded by the coding sequence ATGGGTCAGAAAGTACATCCCACTGGCATTCGCCTGGGAATCGTCAAGGAGCACACCTCCGTCTGGTACGCAGACGGCGCGACTTACGCAGATTACCTGTTGAAGGATCTGCAGACGCGTGAGTACCTCCAAGACAAACTAAAAAGCGCGTCCGTAAGCCGTATCGATATTCATCGTCCGGCTCAAACTGCACGCATCACCATCCACACCGCTCGTCCCGGTATCGTTATCGGTAAGAAAGGTGAAGATGTTGAGAAACTGCGTCAGGACCTGACCAAGCAGATGGGTGTGCCTGTGCACATCAACATCGAAGAGATCCGCAAGCCGGAACTCGACGCCATGCTGGTTGCTCAGAGCGTTGCCCAGCAGCTGGAACGCCGCGTTATGTTCCGTCGCGCCATGAAGCGCGCCGTGCAGAACGCCATGCGTATTGGTGCCAAAGGCATCAAGATCCAGGTGAGCGGTCGTCTCGGCGGTGCCGAGATCGCACGTACCGAGTGGTATCGCGAAGGTCGTGTGCCTCTGCACACCCTGCGTGCCGATATCGACTACAACACCTACGAAGCTCACACCACCTACGGTGTGATCGGTGTGAAGGTTTGGATCTTCAAAGGCGAAGTGATTGGTGGTCGCCAGGAAGAGCTGAAGCCTCAAGCACCAGCGCCTCGTAAAAAAGCTGCTAAGTAA
- the rplP gene encoding 50S ribosomal protein L16, with protein sequence MLQPKRTKFRKQMTGHNRGLALRGSKVSFGEFALKAVARGRLTARQIESARRALTRHVKRGGKIWIRVFPDKPVTKKPLEVRMGKGKGSVEYWVAQIQPGKVLYEIEGVSEELAREAFALAAAKLPLATSFVKRTVM encoded by the coding sequence ATGTTGCAACCAAAGCGTACAAAATTCCGCAAGCAGATGACTGGCCACAACCGTGGTCTGGCACTGCGCGGTAGCAAGGTCAGCTTCGGCGAGTTCGCTCTGAAAGCTGTCGCTCGCGGTCGTCTCACCGCCCGCCAGATCGAGTCGGCACGTCGTGCTCTGACCCGTCACGTAAAACGTGGCGGCAAGATCTGGATCCGTGTATTCCCGGACAAGCCGGTTACCAAGAAGCCTCTCGAAGTGCGTATGGGTAAAGGTAAGGGTTCCGTGGAGTACTGGGTTGCCCAGATCCAGCCAGGCAAAGTCCTGTACGAGATCGAGGGTGTTTCTGAAGAGCTGGCGCGCGAAGCTTTCGCCCTGGCTGCTGCAAAGCTGCCTCTCGCCACCTCCTTTGTTAAGCGGACGGTGATGTGA
- the rpmC gene encoding 50S ribosomal protein L29 has translation MKANELREKSAQQLNEQLLGLLRDQFNLRMQKATGQLGQSHLLSQVKRDIARVKTVLNQQAGK, from the coding sequence ATGAAAGCGAATGAACTTCGTGAAAAATCGGCACAGCAACTGAATGAGCAACTGCTCGGCTTGCTGCGCGACCAGTTCAATCTGCGCATGCAGAAAGCAACTGGCCAGTTGGGGCAGTCGCACCTGCTCTCGCAAGTTAAGCGTGACATCGCTCGCGTGAAAACTGTGCTCAACCAGCAGGCAGGTAAGTGA
- the rpsQ gene encoding 30S ribosomal protein S17, which produces MAEAEKTVRTLTGRVVSDKMDKTITVLIERRVKHPIYGKYVKRSTKLHAHDESNQCKIGDKVSIRETRPLAKTKSWALVEVLERAVEV; this is translated from the coding sequence ATGGCTGAAGCTGAAAAAACCGTCCGTACGCTGACTGGCCGTGTCGTCAGCGACAAAATGGACAAGACCATCACCGTTCTGATCGAGCGTCGCGTCAAGCACCCGATCTACGGTAAATACGTTAAGCGTTCGACTAAGCTGCACGCGCACGACGAATCCAACCAGTGCAAGATCGGCGACAAGGTTTCCATCCGTGAAACCCGTCCGCTGGCCAAGACCAAGTCCTGGGCACTGGTTGAAGTCCTCGAACGCGCTGTTGAAGTCTAA
- the rplN gene encoding 50S ribosomal protein L14, with translation MIQTQSMLDVADNSGARRVMCIKVLGGSHRRYAGIGDIIKVTVKEAIPRGKVKKGQVMTAVVVRTRHGVRRADGSIIRFDGNAAVLLNTKQEPIGTRIFGPVTRELRTEKFMKIVSLAPEVL, from the coding sequence ATGATTCAGACTCAATCCATGCTCGATGTGGCCGATAACAGCGGCGCTCGTCGCGTCATGTGCATCAAGGTGCTCGGCGGTTCTCACCGCCGTTACGCCGGCATCGGTGACATCATCAAGGTTACCGTCAAGGAAGCAATTCCGCGCGGTAAGGTCAAAAAAGGCCAAGTGATGACCGCTGTTGTCGTCCGTACCCGTCACGGTGTACGTCGCGCTGACGGTTCCATCATTCGTTTCGACGGCAACGCTGCTGTTCTGCTGAACACCAAGCAAGAGCCGATCGGCACTCGCATCTTCGGGCCAGTGACCCGTGAACTTCGTACCGAGAAGTTCATGAAGATCGTCTCGCTCGCCCCTGAAGTGCTCTAA
- the rplX gene encoding 50S ribosomal protein L24 yields the protein MQKIRRDDEIIVIAGKDKGKRGKVLKVLADDRLVIGGVNLVKRHTKPNPMAGVQGGIVEKEAPLHASNVAIFNGETNKADRVGFKVEDGKKIRVFKSTQKAVDA from the coding sequence ATGCAAAAGATTCGTCGTGACGACGAGATCATCGTGATCGCCGGCAAAGACAAAGGTAAGCGCGGTAAGGTGCTGAAGGTTCTGGCTGATGACCGTCTGGTCATCGGTGGTGTGAACCTGGTCAAGCGTCATACCAAGCCTAACCCGATGGCGGGCGTCCAGGGCGGTATCGTCGAGAAAGAAGCGCCTCTGCACGCTTCCAACGTTGCCATCTTCAACGGTGAAACCAACAAGGCTGACCGCGTTGGTTTCAAAGTAGAAGACGGTAAGAAAATTCGTGTCTTCAAGTCGACCCAAAAAGCGGTTGATGCTTGA